The Haemorhous mexicanus isolate bHaeMex1 chromosome 8, bHaeMex1.pri, whole genome shotgun sequence genome includes a window with the following:
- the LOC132330696 gene encoding MOB-like protein phocein isoform X1, translating into MVMAEGTAVLRRNRPGTKAQDFYNWPDESFEEMDSTLAVQQYIQQNIRADCSNIDKILEPPEGQDEGVWKYEHLRQFCLELNGLAVKLQSECHPDTCTQMTATEQWIFLCAAHKTPKECPAIDYTRHTLDGAACLLNSNKYFPSRVSIKESSVAKLGSVCRRIYRIFSHAYFHHRQIFDEYENETFLCHRFTKFVMKYNLMSKDNLIVPILEEEVQNSVSGESEA; encoded by the exons ATGGTCATGGCGGAGGGCACGGCCGTGCTCCGGCGGAACCGCCCGGGCACCAAGGCCCAG GATTTCTACAACTGGCCTGATGAATCCTTTGAAGAAATGGATAGTACATTAGCTGTCCAGCAG TATATTCAACAAAACATAAGGGCAGACTGTTCCAACATTGATAAGATCCTTGAACCTCCTGAAGGCCAGGATGAAGGTGTATGGAAGTATGAACATTTAAG ACAATTCTGCCTTGAGCTCAATGGACTAGCTGTCAAGCTTCAG AGTGAATGTCACCCTGACACATGTACTCAGATGACAGCAACTGAACAGTGGATTTTTCTTTGTGCAGCTCATAAAACTCCCAAAGAG TGTCCTGCTATAGACTACACCAGGCACACACTTGATGGAGCTGCATGTCTTCTGAATAGCAATAAATATTTCCCCAGCAg GGTTAGCATAAAGGAATCCTCTGTAGCCAAATTAGGATCAGTGTGCCGAAGGATTTACAGGATATTTTCACACGCTTATTTTCATCACCGGCAGATATTTGATGAATATGAA AATGAAACTTTCTTGTGTCACCGGTTCACTAAGTTTGTGATGAAGTATAATCTGATGTCCAAGGATAACCTGATTGTACCAATTTTGGAAGAAGAAGTGCAAAATTCAGTGTCAGGGGAGAGTGAGGCATAA